Sequence from the Zeugodacus cucurbitae isolate PBARC_wt_2022May chromosome 2, idZeuCucr1.2, whole genome shotgun sequence genome:
tattGAGTATGAAGATATCAGCTTTTAATGAGTAGATATTTGATGATATTATTAAGTACTGAAATACTTAACAGTATATGTTTTTGAACATAGTCTTCAATATCAATTCTCGACAATAATTTGATATATGACCACTAGgttggcccttattttccaaagtattccgattctcgatcgcaccccctagaaatatgcgaatagcccaaaaactagtatctctccatatttcaaagccatactatctggtttccataccgtaataagacctgcattttattacctttccaaaattaccaaaatcttaaaaatcggtcgattgatgatagagttacagaaatacaaatatgaaagtaaatttagtgtggtgcattctcaagcgtcgcatgctcgtgatataccgtttaacggttctaatgttattcttattatcttattacggtatggaaaaccagtaagggatagtgtgactttgaaatatggaaatctgaggcataaaaatggcaaaaattcttattttttcaggatttcaagctccttgcgcaacctctaaatcttttttgattgacccaaaactttgtatatactagttctTGGGCTATTcacatatttctagggggtgcgatcgagaattcagaaactttttttatcctccatacagctaagggccaccctaatgacCACACCAATTGCGCGCAGTTGACAAATTACAAAACACGCTTGATattagaaacattttaaaatttagacaaatatattaaatctatacatttttataaaaaaagctgaAAATAATTGCATGgcaactttttaatatttaaattaaattgttatcttgtgtttgtatgtatgcttgtgtgtgttaaatattgaaattaaattaaaaaaataaaaattatatacgctTATATTGATGCCCAATGCATATGATTACGTTGAGAGTAACGCTTTTTCTTTGATTTCAACTCGATATTGAACGagtgtatactcgtatatgtatgtttctgtATTCAAGTGACTTATTTTTCTTCTCCCACTTTGCTCTGTTCATTAGTTGCTGAAAAGATTTGATAGCCGAAAACGCTTTAATACGCTGTTGttcaaattacatatgtatttacatactagTTACTCGAGTTGAGCATTACATTCACTTGCGCTCGTATTAAGACATTCTAACTTCATGCTTCACCTGTCTCTAGTATGTACATTAGCATTCGTCTGAGACGACATTCATACTACAGAAAATATAATGGATCTTCATCTAGAAGGACATAAGTAGatattataagtatataaacacatttttcGTACATTAATTCGTACATAAACGTATTTAGCAGCATCGTATCTAatattacttatttacatataaccATTTATAGTTCTTACGTATGTGTAATATATTGTTTCGCACAtactacatattcatacatactcgtctcgtatataaatattttctcatagAATTTCTTTCGTACTGAAAGTGAAGCAACGGTAACTGAAAGCaagtaatttttcatttctcttTCCTTCTTTCATATGTGCTGTTGTCTCTTTCattctttcttttttaacacgaatgtttaaaacaaaacttgttaatgaaaatatgtaaaatgtgaTACATCAACCTAACCGTTCAACTGTGTTGTGTCGAAATAATCAAAAACTACCTTTTTTcaattcttatatttatataaattatttaaatatgttgtCCTTATCTAAATATCTCGCTGTCTCTTATCAATCAAAACGAATATACGGTATATCTGTCACTTCTTTTTGTGTCTCTATATATTTgcgctctctttctctctctctctctcttgattcccaatttgtgtgtgtgtctgtttttGTGTACTGTGTAAACAAAATATACTAACCTTtaccaaacaaaatataaatatataaatttatatattttgaatttaaataaatcacaaatttgtatgtaaattaaacaaaacacaATATCTGataaataataatcaataaataaaaacccaaatactttgcaaaattttcgaaataaacgaaaaaaatgaaaataaattaataaaatagcgTGGCACAATACAACTGTATAATTTACAGAGCACAACCATGCCCATCTTGTCGTTGAACGCGCATAATATACCGACCGGCACGAGCAGCTACTCGGCACTGGGGCTAAGTGGTGCCGGTACCGTCGGAGTGCCACCGCTAGGCTCGTCGTTGACACACCCCACATTGGGCAATATGCTCGATACGAACACTCTTCTGGGCACTACCGGTTTGTCGGGTTTGAGCGGAGTGACGGGCCCCTCTTCGTTGTATGGATTAGGCGCCGGCACTGGTATTGGTGGTTTAAGTGGACTCACCAGTGGTCTACCCAATTCATATCCCCCACCGTTCATTGATGTTGGTTCGAGCGCCTCATATCCGTACTCATCGGCTGCATTACGTACTGCtacgaaaatgaaaatgctCGATGAGATTGATATACCGTTGACACGTTATGGCAATCGAAGCTCGCCGTGTTCGCCAATACCGCCCAGCACGTGGGGACTCGATGAGTTCACCGATAGTTTGAGCGCATCAATGCTACATAATCGTGGCAATTTGGCGTTGGGCGCATTGGATTTGGAAAGTGAGTGAGCCAATATGTGGTAAGGTGTGTATGGAATATTATCTAATGGTAATTCGATGTATTTGCAGCGCGCAATCATAATTTAAACGGTGTTAGTGAACCACAAGTAGACATGTTGGACATACCGGGCAAGGGACGATGCTGCGTCTTCATAGCGCGCTTTCCGTACGATCCACCAGAGTAAGTACGACATGGCAGTTAAGTTTACGCTTAGAAGAGCGTCTTTTTTATATGAGATTATGACTATGCAGAATGTCTAGACTCCAGTACTCCAGTACTCCAGTTGTCTTGTTTTAGTTCGGTTCTCCACAAACTGCTTTTAGATAACTCTTTTATTAAACACTTCTGTATTTACTTCATTAGGGAAGCTGAAGGCGAATTATCGCTTTGTGCTGGCGATTATTTACTTGTTTGGACCAGCGGTGAACCCCAAGGCGGGTATTTGGATGCCGAATTGCTGGATGGTAGGCGAGGTCTCGTGCCCGCCTCATTTGTGCAACGTTTGATTGGTAACTATTAAGCTCGATTATTGACATTTGATCATATTCATATCCGTAATTCTATATTGCCTTACAGGTGATGATCTGCTGGAATTCCATCAGGCAGTACTGTCGACATTACGCGACGCCGAGGATGGTTCAATGCAATGTGATACTACTTCGTTGCCCTCGCTGCCGCCACACAATCCATTGCTCACACACACCCAGGAGGATTTAGCACGATTGAGTGAGACGCACACAGATCTGGAACACGATCAAGATGACATAAGTGATAATGGTGAGTGTCTTATATATCTAAAGTCGCGTATTGATctataatttgttaataaaatgttaatttttttcaattaattaatttaatttggtttATTCTCCTCTGTTACTGTTCTATGCTTTTAATGTTTCTTcaattgatttgttgttgtaatctgaATGTGGTTGAAACGTGAGCAAGTATACTCCGACATGCGTACTAGCTATATAGGTTCATCGAGGCCATTGAATCAATTGTTCTTAGGTTCAGCGCCTGCATTTGAAGGCTagttgaaattttacaaaaaaaaaaattataaaaaattatttaaataaatattcacataAAGTAATAAAGCTAGTGCCATATATCTGTAATGCGAGGTTTTACTGTTATTGCTAAAAATGTTGTAGATAATTTGTTGACTGTCAAAACTTCACTCCACCTTCACTTTAGTTATATTCCATACTGTTTGTTTCAACATCACaaccatatttttaattttatttcctgaGTCCTCTCTGTGCTAAATGTGCCTTACATGGATATTATCGCGTTTACTTATGGTGACTAGAAGCTTATTTTGTGTACACTACCAActtcataatttaaaaatcttgAGAGTCTGTTGCTCAGATAACACATGATGACACCAAAAGAAATGGCAACTTTCAGGAATCGGACTTATATGAAAATGGAACACCAATAACACAGCCACAGTGCGATTttccgaaaaaatatatatttactgatGGCTTATTGATTTCAGTTGGTAGTTTGGATTGCTTTCATATTTTCTGTCTCtttgtataaattatttgtaaatattttcgaaagaagcaaaaacaaatgttaGAGATGTACAGTTATCGTTAGAAATGTGCTCGCTCATCCCGAGAATAAACCTAACGTGGATATTTTATGTCTGAGTGCTAATAAATTGTTCTCGTTATTATCTTGGTTCACAGTTCCAGCACCGAAACACTTAACGCTCGAGCGCCAGCTAAATAAAAGTGTGCTCATTGGTTGGTCACCACCTGAACCTGTAGGCTATAATCTCATTGACAGCTATCATGTCTATGTCGATGGTGTACTGAAAGTAACGGTAAAGGCTAATGAGCGAACACGAGCGCTTATAGAGGGCGTAGACTCGAATAGGGTAAGCAGTCAATTCGTGTTATTTGCTTGGTTTCACTATACGAACGTATATGTTTATACACAAACACAGCCGCATCGTATCAGCGTGCGTAGTGTTACACAGAATCGTCAGACATCACGTGATGCGGCTTGCACAATGATTATTGGACGTGACACCTCGCATTTAGGCCCCTCAGCGGTGCGTGCTTCACATATTACGTGTTCATCGGCAGTCATATCATGGTTACCGGCCAACTCCAATCATCAGCACGTGGTGTGCGTGAATAACGTGGAAGTGCGTACAGTCAAACCGGGTGTCTATCGCCACACCATTACCGGGCTGGCCCCGAGCACACAATATCGAGTCACTGTGCGGGCCAAACATTTGCGAGCGGCAGGTGGACAACCGACACCGGGACGCCCGCAGGAGGAAGCACCGGGTGCGTATGCTGATTTCCGTACGTTGACTAAGGGTTTGCCCGATCCGCCACAGGTAAGTTCGCATTAAAATACAACTCTTTGCGAAACTTAAATCACACACTTCAATATCTTTTTAGGATATCCAACTTGAGGCTGGTCCTCAAGATGGTACCATTTTGGTGACATGGCAGCCGGTTAACCGGCCAACATCTTCTGGCCCCGTAACCGGCTATTCTGTGTACGCCGATGGTAAAAAAGTTACAGACATTAATTCACCAACTGGGGATCATGCGCTCATCGATATCGGCAAACTGGGCGTATTCAATCCACGTGCGGTCACCATACGCACCAAATCGCGAGACGCACAATCGGCCGATAGTGCACCGATACTAATACCAAGTGAGTTGCTACACATTTTGGACAAACGAAACGTTGGGGGACTAAGGCAAGACTGTGTTACACGAATTTTAATTACAGATACAGTGCGCAGTGCAGTTGGTCGTCGAGGCCCACAGCAAATGGGCATGGGTCCACAACAAATGCAGCCCGGTCCACATGGTATGCCTGGCCAAATGGGTATGCCCGGTCAACcgcatcagcaacaacagccgCACATGATGGGTCAGGACCCACATCAATATGATCCGAATCAACAAATGCAAcccggacaacaacaacaaacggggCAACAACAGCCCGGACAGCCGGGACAACAGGTGAGCTATACAATGCGTAAAAGGCAGTCTAACCAATATAAACAGAAACAACAGAACACGAAGAAAATAAGTACACTTACTTCGATATCGATAAAACATTCGATTTTTACTTTCGATAACAATCGATATCACTACAACTATACGCAAATAAATATACccacaaacacaaacatttgcacattgtacataaatatgaaatctCCGTCTGAGTTGTTGAAACTAAATTCgaactatttttcaattttcaagttCTCAAATTAATTGGTATACATTTTAAACGTTTTTCGATTGTTTATGGTCCTCTGTGTGTGTTACAATTTCAATGTATTATTTGGAAAATCAGTTCATGCGCGCTGTACATAATCAATAAtcgtacatgtgtacatacatacatacatacatacaagcagaCAACCAAAGGATGAAACTATTTCCagatttcgtttttgttttccgTGAAATTATTGCTTTGGTATAAAGAGTAAACACCTTGAAAAGAACACTCAAAACACAAGCACAAATATCACAAGCACTCAATACTAACCCACTAACTCAACAggaaatgtttgaaatattctGGAAGATTATGTTTGAAACAATGTGCGCTTTTGTTTGCGTTTGcatcaaattttgttttgccattaaattttaaatatacatatgtattatattaaatataataacagcCGACACACTACCCCctgtaattcataaaaaatagaatgcagtttcaattttctataaaatggcTTCTTTGACAAATGTCTCATTCCTTACCATTgcaaagcattttattttttatgaacgcgggcttaaatatttataaaatgtaaaaaactgTAAATGTGTGGATTCAAAATGCGAATGGAAGTGTGAGAAAGATGCTGTTGTGGTGAGAGCGTCAAAAATTCTGTTCCAAGCTCATACTGGTATTTAGACAAATATTGCAGAACTTCAAGGAGTTATTTTATATCTAACAATTTGAGTTTCTAATCGGAACGGACTAAAAATACAGAGCTTAAGCGAGCCTTTATaatcatactcgtatataaagttgattaccaaaaataatagagaaataaacaaataatataatctcgGATTTGCAAGTTCTCTTTACTATTTGTTGCTatttaaattgtgaaaaaaaatctcTCTAACATTTTTCACTCTTCCATTTGCCATATTTCCTTTCGTCCTTCAATTTTATCTTCTCTTACTTTCGTACACCTAATCTGTGTATCTATCTGCCCTACTTTTGAACTATATTCtgaaacaaaatgttttctACAACACTATACATTTTTTCTGCTCTAAATTCTTTTGCATTAAATAAgattacttaaatatatatatttgatactGTTGTAAGTGTTGTCTGAGCTTTATGAAATATAAGTTAAGTAATACTAACaagcaaaatttaattgcaCTGTACTcactaaaacaattttttatgcgAAACTTAGTTGTTACTCCCTAAGGTCCCACATTTTGAGCCCCATTTTATATGACAATTTGAGAACAATAGTAGAGTTCTgacgaatgtatgtatgtaaagtttGACATAAATTATTCGTGGTTTAAAAccaattaatagaaaaaaaacagtaagatttaaatattttgagcaTGTCTACTGAGTTTCGAAGAATCAGCgaatttttccaatttaaaaacttttttattaacttttgtgACTTGTgcattttttctgaaatttcattcaacgaagttatttgaatttttgaaatgaattgaatattttattgaacaatTAATGTAATGTTTTATAGTTAAACGTCCCTAATTGTAATTAGGAAATGCAGAAGTCAAGAATATCTCACTTATGTACTTATTTTCTAAAATgcaaaacatatatacatacattacaaaAAACGTACAAATCCAACTACTCGTATCaaacaatcaatcaatcaagtaaacaatttttaacattCAATCAAAcaactccaaaaaaaaataaaataaaccaaaatcaaaccaaccaacattttacaacaattttcataaaaccCAAACGCATCCATCTATAATACTCGCACTGCAGCCTGACGGAAGCCATGGCTTATTAGGTGGGCTGCTCGGTGGCCTCTTCTCAAAACCTACTACTCAGAGTCAAGTGAATCAGAATGTCAATGTAAGTTACTCACCCAACAACACATAAACTTACCACATACTTACTACTTACTTGTCTACTTAAAtgaattaattacttaattacttttgttataaaatattaattatttaaaataatattacataactAAAGATACATTGCTACATAATATACGAAACAttagttttaattgtttttactatttaacacttaCAATTAGCGGCTAGTCTTGCTGGCATTAACCAACATTACCgattacaatttcattttacaaCACTGTTTCTCTATACTACGTAAATACTGAATAACTGAATGCATTTGAATGCTTAACACTTAGTTAcactgtattttttttcttgataaaaatatattaaacactttgtttttagtttaacaccGTTAAATACATTAGAAGCGTTGATATTTTACAATCATGTACTTATCATATTTACGTACTCAACTCAGCTCCTTTGAAGTACTCATCCATATCACATCCTACATTTTGCTTGCAAAAACTGAAAACCATATTACTTTCTCACATCAAAATTacccacataaatatgtatgtatgacgcTTTTAGATTTAGTACTTTTGTGATTCTAGCGGATGTGTAGATTTGAGAACCGATTTACCTGTCACTCACCCAAAATAAGTACTTCAACTGTCGATTAGTTTTAGCGGTttctaaaacaaatttgaatttgaacatGCCTTCTAAGAGTTAATACAAAaccgttttaaaaataatttttgtataaagcaattgattaagaataaattaagCGCAATgcacaatacaacaataaatattttgattacacaagtgaaaatatataatgtttCCGATATATCTGATCCGAAATTATGGTTAGGTCTAATTTTCACTTGAGAATACGCCAAAAGTTTGGTCTTAGAGTATAAAAACCAATTCAAATTGTCTAACTTTGTGTGAATAACACACTAAGAGGGAATGGATACCGTACATTATTCTATTGTATATCGTGTTTTGCtcaaagaagtttatttttgtttttcggttTCTCAATTATCCAACTTCggaacaaaaatatattcataattataacAGTATAACTCTCTTAAAAAATACTTAACATTTTCATGTTTGGACACAAGTGTGAGATTAAATCTGTATAAGCCAGTACACAATTTTTAGTGGTTTCAACCAGTGCGAATCTGTTCTAAAATTGAGAGTAATACTCTTCAACACAAGTTTGTTTTTTGTGGATCACACAATATTGCCGCTGTTATTACACTAACTTGGACAAAACTATATCAACACAGATTTGTTGATTTGCGATAAtgctttttttcaattctttctGACCAGGCGTCACTTGATGGCGCGGACGATTATAACGAAATTTAGCAAAATTGTctctaattatttaaaatgtgtgGTAATCTCCGTAAAATATCCCTACTgtgtttatatacaatttttgtaaGGAGCATGACAGTTTCAATAATtactaactaaaaattaaactttactaGGATTAGGACGATAGCTGATAGGAGTTGAATAAAAGTTCTATATGTTAATTCAGTAAACAGTGTCTTTAGGACATTACGTATTATATAAGGGAGAAATGTCATGATTTCATATCATGacactttcattaaaaaaataaattgaataaatgtaagCTCTCTATTTTATACCCGAATTCTCGTTAAGCCGAATCTATTGTATAACTGTaggtaaattcatattttattcagcttatttttatgtttactgCGTGAATAATTTCTTGGTAGGCATTCTATTTCGAACTTAATTTCGTTCTGTACTTGTAGCTTTGTACTTTCCTTTACCTTCAGCTCTATATCTTTTCCTAAATACtcgtaaaatatatgtataagtaataCCTACAACAAATCATTGTAATGTGATGCGCCTCTAAGATTATTCATGTATTTTAGTTTCGCTTACATTTTTAAGTTTGATAACGTTATACCATATACAGACATCTATTAATTTGTGGAAAAAGCTAAATACGAATCGTTGCCACAGtgaataattttatgtaaaaacagcaataaatcgtagcattaaatcaattaaactaaattccaaaatttctttataaacaaaattcatGCCTGATTTATCATTACTTAACAATATTCGTTTGATTCAAttcaaaattacaataataattactACGAAACCACATCAAACCGATGATTTGGACGATCcaacaaaaatccaaaaatccaaaaattaaataaaacataaaaacaaacaaatgcatgCACCATTTGCTATAAATGAAGGGCTATCAGCCGGGAACCGGGCAGCGGCCAATGATGCAGGGCCGACCTCCTGGTCCACAGATGATGGGCGGACAACAACCTGGACAGCAACCGTATGGACCGCAGGGTCAAATGGGCGCACAACAACGTTTTCCCGGCCAACGTGGACCTACACCGGGACAGATGCAGGGCCAAATGCCCGGCCAGATGCAGGGACAAATGCAAGCCCAAGGACAAATGCAAGGACAGATGCAAGGACAAATGCAAGGGCAGATGCAAGGTCAAATGCCCGGTCAGATGCAGGGGCAGATGCAAGGTCAAATGCCCGGACAAATGCAGGGTCAAATGCAAGGTGCTATGGGTCCGCGTGGTCCACTAaatccacaacaacaaatgcaacagcaacaacagcagcagcaacaacaacaacagggacAAATGGGTATGGGCCCTGGGCAACAACCATTaacccaacaacaacagttggcgGCACAAAAGAAGCCACGATATTTCGTCGCTATGTTCGACTACGATCCAAGCACAATGAGTCCAAATCCAGATGGCTGCGATGAAGAACTGCCATTCCAAGAAGGTGACACAATCAAGGTATGTGGTAGTGTTGTGGGGTAGCATATAGTAGAATATTGGTATGTAGTAAATGTGTAGAATTAGTATACAGGGTGGTGTGAAAACAATACtctttacaatatacaatatttaaaagaacGGACCAAAAATCACCAGCAAAGGTGAATTGAGGTGAGCTAGCATATGAAAAAGTGTGTGGAGAACGCGATAGCTGAAGCAAATAGTACTTTTTTCTAAACCTCTAAGGTATGAGGCATACGCATATAACCAACCACCAAACAgtttctttttaaaatattgattttgccAATCGGAGCGAGAATGAATCGGTTACAGAATCGGCTACTTactcacttacatatacatatacattttaattaaacagaTCAGATTTGCAGTAATTTCTTATACACTAAACCCAAGTTGCATGCCTTAACCGTTAGTCTATTGCTATATGATATTTAATCATCCGCTGTAGTCTTGTGttcagaataaaaaagaaaaccattTTCAAGACATTCATTTAAGTGTTATTGATGTATTTTTTATGACATAAGttttaaaaagacaataatatTCCATATATCCACATGTAATATTCGATGAATTGTAAGCTCTCACATTGATCACGTCTAATCCATACAGGTTTTCGGCGACAAAGATGCCGATGGCTTTTATTGGGGTGAATTGCGCGGACGTCGTGGTTATGTGCCGCACAATATGGTAACTGAAGTGGATGATGGTACCGGCGGTATGGGCCCAATGCCGGGCGTACAACAGCAGCCTGGTGGTCCGGGTCAAGTGATGCCTGGTCAGGGTGGCCCGCAACAAAGTATGCGCAATGTAAGTCGCGATCGTTGGGGAGATATCTATGCAAACATGCCGGTGAAACGTATGATTGCACTGTATGATTACGACCCGCAAGAGCTGAGTCCAAATGTGGACGCCGAAGTAAGTATACACAAAGACCTTTATGATTTAATTACTAGACATTATTTGTATTAGTTAATTTATCGGGCCTTTAACTATTTGAATgttctactgttgttgttgttgcttagcgCAAGGAAAAAAGTAGCGGTTTCTTAGGTGGTTTCATAGATGAACTATTTGGAACTCCCCAAGCAAATCAAAAAGTTCCACGCAATGTGAGTGGTCGTATTCTGTTGCTTTGACTTCgctaatttttctatattatgaGAGCTTTGTAAAATGCAAATTTCTATGAACCAGCttactttattaaattaatgacTAATTACGAAATAATTAATGGGGAAATATTATTATAAGCTCGTAATATAGCATAGCCCTAAAGCGTACAATTATGACTTATTTAATATTAGGATCACATTTAGATCATGGACCTACCTATAGCACCCGAAGTATGTTATTTTATCCACGTAAGATTGTTTGATCCCTATTTTCATAGTGCTCTACCTATTTACATGACTTTATTGTCAACCTCGATTCGGTATTGGGACATAGCTAGGTATACAAATCTAAGACTGTTCCTCTAGGAG
This genomic interval carries:
- the LOC105221556 gene encoding uncharacterized protein LOC105221556 isoform X4, translating into MPYESMHHHQSSAPNGMLDSLSLQLRDAEMRRTEIERAHQETLAQIRNLSSSSRPDTEAVENLQSRARELEKKVALENVRCEELQIELTSALKAKSARSGGSDRGNYGGMSASSASASSAAATSGTSSTVTWAPTISHQDQGSEIDIIMAKIEQDNRVLAELEQPRTSAMGMSSMPTSSILNTTNSEFKTISKNELEEELNRYKRAVLGGTSGTAVGSSALTSSYGTAATTGAGGLPSSLTSTLPNGAGAMSAALVGGGGSSGVGVGVSGGGGSSVGSGGGSGGSGPGGGGGGGGGVMGLSSISALVPNSIGGISSSLSSHAIQSMNAAASAYGAGPTSVEKLLSGTSGIAGGIPPLPVNIHTMKSMPSALSQRGTIQLYNLQSTTMPILSLNAHNIPTGTSSYSALGLSGAGTVGVPPLGSSLTHPTLGNMLDTNTLLGTTGLSGLSGVTGPSSLYGLGAGTGIGGLSGLTSGLPNSYPPPFIDVGSSASYPYSSAALRTATKMKMLDEIDIPLTRYGNRSSPCSPIPPSTWGLDEFTDSLSASMLHNRGNLALGALDLETRNHNLNGVSEPQVDMLDIPGKGRCCVFIARFPYDPPEEAEGELSLCAGDYLLVWTSGEPQGGYLDAELLDGRRGLVPASFVQRLIGDDLLEFHQAVLSTLRDAEDGSMQCDTTSLPSLPPHNPLLTHTQEDLARLSETHTDLEHDQDDISDNVPAPKHLTLERQLNKSVLIGWSPPEPVGYNLIDSYHVYVDGVLKVTVKANERTRALIEGVDSNRPHRISVRSVTQNRQTSRDAACTMIIGRDTSHLGPSAVRASHITCSSAVISWLPANSNHQHVVCVNNVEVRTVKPGVYRHTITGLAPSTQYRVTVRAKHLRAAGGQPTPGRPQEEAPGAYADFRTLTKGLPDPPQDIQLEAGPQDGTILVTWQPVNRPTSSGPVTGYSVYADGKKVTDINSPTGDHALIDIGKLGVFNPRAVTIRTKSRDAQSADSAPILIPNTVRSAVGRRGPQQMGMGPQQMQPGPHGMPGQMGMPGQPHQQQQPHMMGQDPHQYDPNQQMQPGQQQQTGQQQPGQPGQQGYQPGTGQRPMMQGRPPGPQMMGGQQPGQQPYGPQGQMGAQQRFPGQRGPTPGQMQGQMPGQMQGQMQAQGQMQGQMQGQMQGQMQGQMPGQMQGQMQGQMPGQMQGQMQGAMGPRGPLNPQQQMQQQQQQQQQQQQGQMGMGPGQQPLTQQQQLAAQKKPRYFVAMFDYDPSTMSPNPDGCDEELPFQEGDTIKVFGDKDADGFYWGELRGRRGYVPHNMVTEVDDGTGGMGPMPGVQQQPGGPGQVMPGQGGPQQSMRNVSRDRWGDIYANMPVKRMIALYDYDPQELSPNVDAEQVELSFKTGEVILVYGDMDEDGFYMGELDGIRGLVPSNFLAEAPDQYNNQMGPAGRGGLSQRGRGQGPGARGPPPPPRDNMMPGMTGQRGSIGKNARPASPTLLDNTGLPAPDHQTQGMIGRGGNVGMQQQLQQQQPYGQQQTQQQQQQQQMGMGQQQQGMMGQQQQQQPMGGQMGAMGQMGQMGQMGQMTPQQQQQQQQQQQQQQQQMGMGGQMGQMGQMGAMGQQQQPGMMGGQQQMGMGGMMGQQQQQPPVTTQSSGGLFSGATSLLSGATSAATGGLFGSKQPPKQDPMQPPVGAQPTQPGQQQPPPQGQQPPPQGQGPGAGLLGGLKGIAAAAPGGDVLSKGKDLFGKFGFGFGK
- the LOC105221556 gene encoding uncharacterized protein LOC105221556 isoform X5 translates to MPYESMHHHQSSAPNGMLDSLSLQLRDAEMRRTEIERAHQETLAQIRNLSSSSRPDTEAVENLQSRARELEKKVALENVRCEELQIELTSALKAKSARSGGSDRGNYGGMSASSASASSAAATSGTSSTVTWAPTISHQDQGSEIDIIMAKIEQDNRVLAELEQPRTSAMGMSSMPTSSILNTTNSEFKTISKNELEEELNRYKRAVLGGTSGTAVGSSALTSSYGTAATTGAGGLPSSLTSTLPNGAGAMSAALVGGGGSSGVGVGVSGGGGSSVGSGGGSGGSGPGGGGGGGGGVMGLSSISALVPNSIGGISSSLSSHAIQSMNAAASAYGAGPTSVEKLLSGTSGIAGGIPPLPVNIHTMKSMPSALSQRGTIQLYNLQSTTMPILSLNAHNIPTGTSSYSALGLSGAGTVGVPPLGSSLTHPTLGNMLDTNTLLGTTGLSGLSGVTGPSSLYGLGAGTGIGGLSGLTSGLPNSYPPPFIDVGSSASYPYSSAALRTATKMKMLDEIDIPLTRYGNRSSPCSPIPPSTWGLDEFTDSLSASMLHNRGNLALGALDLETRNHNLNGVSEPQVDMLDIPGKGRCCVFIARFPYDPPEEAEGELSLCAGDYLLVWTSGEPQGGYLDAELLDGRRGLVPASFVQRLIGDDLLEFHQAVLSTLRDAEDGSMQCDTTSLPSLPPHNPLLTHTQEDLARLSETHTDLEHDQDDISDNVPAPKHLTLERQLNKSVLIGWSPPEPVGYNLIDSYHVYVDGVLKVTVKANERTRALIEGVDSNRPHRISVRSVTQNRQTSRDAACTMIIGRDTSHLGPSAVRASHITCSSAVISWLPANSNHQHVVCVNNVEVRTVKPGVYRHTITGLAPSTQYRVTVRAKHLRAAGGQPTPGRPQEEAPGAYADFRTLTKGLPDPPQDIQLEAGPQDGTILVTWQPVNRPTSSGPVTGYSVYADGKKVTDINSPTGDHALIDIGKLGVFNPRAVTIRTKSRDAQSADSAPILIPNTVRSAVGRRGPQQMGMGPQQMQPGPHGMPGQMGMPGQPHQQQQPHMMGQDPHQYDPNQQMQPGQQQQTGQQQPGQPGQQPGTGQRPMMQGRPPGPQMMGGQQPGQQPYGPQGQMGAQQRFPGQRGPTPGQMQGQMPGQMQGQMQAQGQMQGQMQGQMQGQMQGQMPGQMQGQMQGQMPGQMQGQMQGAMGPRGPLNPQQQMQQQQQQQQQQQQGQMGMGPGQQPLTQQQQLAAQKKPRYFVAMFDYDPSTMSPNPDGCDEELPFQEGDTIKVFGDKDADGFYWGELRGRRGYVPHNMVTEVDDGTGGMGPMPGVQQQPGGPGQVMPGQGGPQQSMRNVSRDRWGDIYANMPVKRMIALYDYDPQELSPNVDAEQVELSFKTGEVILVYGDMDEDGFYMGELDGIRGLVPSNFLAEAPDQYNNQMGPAGRGGLSQRGRGQGPGARGPPPPPRDNMMPGMTGQRGSIGKNARPASPTLLDNTGLPAPDHQTQGMIGRGGNVGMQQQLQQQQPYGQQQTQQQQQQQQMGMGQQQQGMMGQQQQQQPMGGQMGAMGQMGQMGQMGQMTPQQQQQQQQQQQQQQQQMGMGGQMGQMGQMGAMGQQQQPGMMGGQQQMGMGGMMGQQQQQPPVTTQSSGGLFSGATSLLSGATSAATGGLFGSKQPPKQDPMQPPVGAQPTQPGQQQPPPQGQQPPPQGQGPGAGLLGGLKGIAAAAPGGDVLSKGKDLFGKFGFGFGK